The genomic segment gATCACGTTTGCACCGCCTTCCGTTCAAGTGACACAAGTGTGGATCATTTATCACATGAACGGTGGGATtcagagcgtgtttggcagtgtggttgcgggtgcttttcaaataacttttcgtgccaaaatgcatgccaacgatgttttttcattttttaaaaatcatttttgacatcagcacatcaaaacgatccaaaacgtacaaaccatattaaattttagcaaaaaaaaaaaaacaaaaaattttcaaattttttgggaacgcggccgcagccgcgttcccaaacggtccctCAGTGTTTATCCTGCGTCAACGGTCAATTTCGGCGGCGCTTTCACCACAGACAGTAACCATTGGTTTTAGAGTCCTGGTCCCCGGCGCTGCTACTGGCCCAAACTTCTTGACAAATGATAATTCTGcactgctctctctctctctctctctctaactctAAGAAGGAAGGTATTGTTCTAATTCatcatttatttgtttatttttgtaaaatattaagaagTAAATGAATTGGAGTTCAACTGTTGTGCTATGAGGTGGGCatattttcattatattattattgaattcgAATTTAGtaagttcttttttctttagagAAAATAGTAAATTGCGTTCTACTATATCATTACGGttcaaaaaaattctattaCTTTATtcaatccttttgttttcttcaagatTTTAGGCATCTTTCAAActcccaaatattaaaattatatagagaATGCACTTGAggtgtttttaagtttttattttataataaaaataagataaaggtTGGGAGgtctttctttttgtgtttttgaattgatttagcatatttgagttaaaaaattggtttattaaaattttaggcaTCTTTCAAActcccaaatattaaaattatatagagaATGCACTTGAggtgtttttaagtttttattttataataaaaataagataaaggtCGGGAGGtcattctttttgtgtttttgaattgatttagcatatttgagttaaaaaattagtttattaagaTTCTAGAGATATTTATAAatgtaaatggtttttttggaCTAAAAAAACTAAGGTTTAATTTCTTAACCACTCTAATAATTAGAATTTAGTTAagtaaatgacatgtcatttactttttttttaaaaaaaaaaacaataggttAGCAATGCgtcattcatttattttgtgaaaaaaaaaggttggatgTGTGGGTTTGGCTTTCCAGGCCTACAcgaatgagtttttttttaatgagttagGTGTCGAGGCCTACTAAGACCTCGGCACATGATCTCTTTTTAGgctttgtccttttttttcttcaactttaattataatttatttaaataaataaataatatattttagatattattttattaaatatcatttgatttttacttttttttagtaatgtcataatattctttttataacaTTAGCAAATAATTTATTTCGTACATCCCTTCGTAATGCgttctttatttttaagaattgtaTTTGGTTGCTTCTTTATgcttgttgatttatattatcatatgataagataaaaaaaaattaaaaataaagttattaaacataaCTAGGTTTGTGATCCAAGTCACGAGTTTTGTAATTGAACTCTGATCCAAGAATTTATcatctcaatatatataaacaaaggCTAGAATGATGTtgtcttaaatatttttttctttagttaaaCCAAGTTTTGACCAACTAGGCTAACCGGGTCAAACTCTCACTCGATTTGATTTGAAGCTTGGACTAGGTCGTCTTTATATTCACATGTTAAGCCGAGCTGGGTTTGGTAGCACTTTCAAAAAGTTTCTTATGACAACTTGCAAgcgatatattatttttatattttttaatacatttacgTCAATgttatcataaatttttttaattcaacttgCTTCTATGATTATAATAAGATGttgtttgaaaaacaaagattataataagaaaaaaatagagcatgttaataagataaaatggTTTTAATTAGAGAGATACCTTTCTTATTCTTATTtcaaatcatcaatttttttatatttattcttattgctttttatttatattaaataaaaaatagaaaaaacttatatttctttggtgtaaaaaaattaataagaaaataaggaaTCATATCagcaaattatttttctccAATGGGATTAAACTTATTGctattcttacaaaaaaaaatattgtcatgtGAATAAGAAAAGTTGAAcacaagatcaaatattttaatctatatgtatcttttaaattttttatttagtttttagttagtattaaaaacttttttttacatttattaatacatatgattctctattttttttaatgaatatactCATCAAATTTTTagcttataaataaataaataaataagaaagacTCCACGCAACTAGGAAATAAATGAGAGATATGGAGAGCAAGAATAAAAACTTTTAGTCGGCAATTGGTTGAAGCATGATTACAAGAAATAGAGAGCGATACACAATAATAGGGGCTgggggtgttcacggttcggtttagactaaaaaaactaaccgaaccaaattacattaattttgtgaaatattaACCGAACCGGActgaaaaccggttcaaacctaACCAGTTCGGTTCAATTAAATCCGGTTTTCTTGGCAAAAAATCAGGAAACCTAAACCCGAACCCTAACCCACCAACCCAAAACTTTTCCTGATCCTTTGGCTCTCTCATCCAAACCTTAACAACCAAATCTGAATCCATCGTCGAAATCTACAAGAAAGACTTGAAAAAATTCGGATCCGACTTGAAAAATGAATCCGCCATTATCCGCGATGTCGCTTTACATGTCGTCTATGATTTCCCCGCTTCCTTCGAGGCCAGCACTGTCGTCGCTCAGCAGTATATCAAGGGGTGATGAGCTCGTTTGGGAAAACCTGGCTGGATTTTCACCTTTGCTCCTATGAACATGAACATGTACCATTGGGGTTTCTTGAACCAAAAGCACAATTCAAATGTTTGCGATCCCTGAATCCAAGAAAGCATCTAAACTAAACCTCTCTATATACATATCTAATACATCCACTATCAAGTTGAACCAAGCAGAGAAGGCCAGGGCTTTGCTTGCTAAACGTTTAAATGCAGATGGCAGTGCAGAAACTGGAAAAGGAAgattgagaattaattgagaggAAGATTGAGAATTTATCTGGGAAGGAGGCGACTTTTTGTGAGATGAGATGCACAGGGAGGAAGGGTTAGCCAATTAGGTTAACTTAACTATTTataccataatttttttgttaattgtttaaTGGGTCCGGTTTGATTTGGTTCAGTTTCTGGTTCAAAACCGAAACAGAACCAAACGtgttaaaatttatagttttaaaaataagtttaatcagtttttcattttagttcagttaattttttttaattttttcagttaatcaattattttaaacatcCTTAATAGGAAATatcaaaacaaccttagcaAACAATACAACCACGGAAAGCGCCCAACACAATACAAGAGATAAGGGCGAATTAGGGGGTtagcttaaatattttaaaaaaaagagaaaagaaagtagGAACGATCTTTTTTAAGCTTTAATTGGCTATCCTGTGTAAATGTTAACACCCATAACAACGAGAAAGATGGTTATGAGACCAAAGAAGATGATGGTATGGACCAGTATCGCTGTTCCACTAGTCTGCATGTTCCCAAACTCAACAACTCTTCTCCTCCCCGGAAACTGGAATAGCAATCCTGGACTCAACAGCACAAACAGCACCACTGCTATCACCACGGGCCCCCAGTCTgccatctttttttcttgattttttttagaaagagcACAAACTGCAGCTCTGATCTCAAACTCTTCTTTGATATGGGGAAGGACGAAGGTACGTACAAGGGTGATCTCGTACTGATCTCTGACTTGTGGTATTGTTGCTTTGGGGAAGAAGGAAAcgaatatataaaaagaagcaaagaaagGGAGTATCAATAAAGAACAAGAAATCTAATTCTAGCAACAAGTTATATGCTCCAATGTCACATTCTGTGCACACTGGGCAGATGCTGAAGCAATGCACGTGGCAGGTTTACTAGTTGTTTCGCTGCTTCTAGtgaaatttgatatattttgctAATCAGAGTTCATCAGAATAAAACATCATGCATCTTTTGCTTTTTAGACGGGGTCCAAATTAATGCCAATCTAAGATGAGATTTCATACTTTTGCCGTTAGATGTGACTTCCCAattcccttttattttgattctcgTCACTCTCATTTTGCTAAAGGATTTCCACCAATAATTTTGATTCACAAATTACAGTTTCTcggctaaaaaaaaagaggtttttaTTAGGTAGAGTTTTGGGTTGGAAGgaagaaataaatttgatatactCCTACCAGTTTGTTGTCCTTCTTAACGATGGAGAACTCTCCGACCTCGGCCCCATCGGATTATCGCAATCTCACCAACGCCTGTAAACTTTCATAACAGTAGGTCCAGCTTTTTCCCTGTTATCCAACAGGGTCTCCAGCTCCAATCATTTTTCAGACTTGAATGATCATGTTAATGTAGTTTCCCCCCCTGTTTTTCCgttttttcataaagaaaatttCTTTCTTCAGAGACTTGAATGGTTCTACGAACGTCAATGCACTACACATAACACAAGCTTTCGGTGAATTTTCCAGGTGTTCACAAAACGTTTATGCTTTTACCACTACCAAACGCAGCTCAGTCGTGGCTTCCatcatcaagtttttttttttttggcaatacTTAGCTCCATGCATTCTGGAGCATGACAAAGCCCATGTTCATGGGACACCTGGTCGAGTAATTTCATTGGCTTCAACTAATGTCTCATTAAATGGAATTATGCTTTAAAgagaattgaaaagaaagataCGAGAAAATACATggttacttttaaatttacgataattttaattttgattataaaatttattttatttattttttaattcttggatTAGAGAAATGAGAAAGAACTCTcccaaaaacaatgaaaaaagaaaaagacattggtttcttcttctttttttataacaaaactcATTATTCTTGATGtcaattagttttatttaattaggagAGTTTAATGATAGTTGTTTTGGGCCTTCAtttgtctaaaaaaacaaattgaatggaaaaagaaaaaaactttccaatttgattttgtattttttgatcggttttgattttttttaggttatttgattggttatttatttatttatttataaaggtGTTAATTAGGTATTTTATGGTCACAATGGAtgaaaatccatttttttttaacaaacaagTCATAGCCCTTATTTCTCAACCACCACAATGGTGGTCGAATTCTTGGTAAAGGTAAACAACatattatcttgttttatttaaaacgaGATTGTGGGATCGTTCTCTCGTTTCCCTCACCTCAATAGGTAAATAACACGTTATCtggctttatttatttaaaaaagatagaagTGAATAACAAGTCGTTCGCACCTTAAGAAAGAACGAAAAAAACCTAGATGCACGGTCATGAAAACCCCacacatgggttttttttcctattatttttatcttaaaatttttgcccttccaatttcatcatttaacctttttattaattttgttaccataaaattaagtaaaacatggtttaagaaaataaagttattaaacttaatggAGTCCATAACCCGAGTTAcaagttttttatgttaagCTTTGAAGCCGAGGTCGATTCAATGATgttaacattttaatattttttaaaaccaagatgccatcttgaaaaaaaaattaaagcattcaaatttattttgaattggtttttgtaatatgttttgatttggttttttaaggattaatttgttataattttctttttatactgTTATCAAGGTCATATAAGCCGAGTTGCGAGTTTAACAAGTAAAACTAAGTGGACCCGAGTTAATATAATATGTCActgtcaaaattttttttaaaaaaatttcatcttgatttttttttaattcaaaccatgattattttttatcttggttGATTTTAGACCGCTTcagttgtgtttttttgttatttattttgtttttatcttttgatttttttatacaaaaaaaaatatatgtttgatcCGCAACGTACAGCATGGCGGTAATAACTTAGTTAGTGTTGGGGATTCCGTCACCCCtatgcgcggaccggtggtgtatTGATAGTTGCTCATAGGAGGCttagcacactgacacaatattttaacgtggttcggcaaaaccgcctacatccacgggagagtcaatattattagagatagatagagaaaggattacaacacacatggaggaggaggatcacttcactcaaactctacTCCCAACTCTCTAACACTGCTGCACatggcagcagggctgctgccaATGGCagcccctcactttctctcttggTCTCTCACATTCTGCACTCTCTCACTCTACACTTGTGCTCTCTCACgtatgcctatttataggcaagtatGGTGGctcctcttcttcaacaatagCAGCTGCACATGGGTTGATACATTTTTCAATGGTAGGTGCAACTACCATTGACAATGGCAACTCTCTCTTCTTAGGGTAGGCTGCACAAGTCATTGCCCATTAATGGCAAATCCCAACAATCACCCCATTTGCCATTCATATGGGGcaattgtcctcttgcttcttcagcacaggtttgcatcttgcagctcttccaagcttaccattctgagagcatCTGTGGCCGAGTTTACAGGTATTTGctaaacctttcaatcaccagagttaccaaagcacaccttttctcacacaaaaggatcactacaaccagatggtctgccacttcacatctgaagagtgttaacgcttgtctctgggaCACACTGCATTCCCCTTCGaacgtatcaaccatgctcgatctggaatgattcatcaagccttacaccaaggcttacaacactcCCTCAAACAgaaatttctatttccaagtgtgacagtcattatctgagtatctcaatatgatcacgagctcaccactctttcaagagtctactcatccaggagttgcgcctgccctctgttccaccctaggtaccacgccttacttctccgtgagtctctcgctcttagttgtaagagtccaggtagctctccacctttaaccatgggggcagcccattaaaggttgatccatatctgtcttcatactctaagtattacaatgccattaccgagcttaccaccttgacaagagtcaactcgttccgggaacctgcgcatgctcttctgcttcttcatagcagTCGCGTCTTAGTGCTCCACAAGTAatccacttattgtccaaggcaaatgtcttttagctcattgatctttagcatggaggcaatatccatgaaagt from the Populus nigra chromosome 1, ddPopNigr1.1, whole genome shotgun sequence genome contains:
- the LOC133703368 gene encoding uncharacterized protein LOC133703368, yielding MADWGPVVIAVVLFVLLSPGLLFQFPGRRRVVEFGNMQTSGTAILVHTIIFFGLITIFLVVMGVNIYTG